One region of Kytococcus sedentarius DSM 20547 genomic DNA includes:
- a CDS encoding 50S ribosomal protein bL37, with amino-acid sequence MSSKRARKRKTKRKKGANHGKRPNT; translated from the coding sequence ATGTCGAGCAAGCGCGCGCGCAAGCGCAAGACCAAGCGCAAGAAGGGCGCGAATCACGGCAAGCGACCCAACACCTGA